TGAAGTCTTTGAGTGGTAGAGAAAGCTTCTGGTACGACGGAGAAAAGGTGGACATGCAAAGTTCACTCTAACACATAAGTTAGTTATTAAGTGAAAAGTGGTAAGAAAATGAGAATGAATTGAATACTTGAAACGACGCGATCTGGTCTTTACATAATATGAACTGTTAGAACCGCTCTTGCGTGATCTAACGCCTTTGGCAGAGATAAGGGTTCTCATATTTCGTAAGACTTTCTCTTCATCACTTATTATTGAACCTCTTTTTCGTAGACCTTAATGACAATGCAAAATATTCATTCAAATGAAGAATCCATCTAAACCTcactgtttttttttataaataaatagagaGAAATTTCAATGGAACTCGAAAAAATGTgatatcttaattaaattaaataccataacatttataagaaaataagatATGTATAGTCAATGTAATAATTTTACATCAAgaatcaatcatcaatcatcgaCGTGTATTCCGTCAaatcatatttatattttaaaattacttTGGTTACATGATTGATTATTATGTTTGAGAGTGTAAAACCATTTTAATTCggtctattttaaatttttttaaaaacttaattgaatattaaaaaaaaattatcataaaaaaacattttaattgtAATCCTAATCCATCACAACACCCTACACAATAAATACTTAATTATTGCTGTTGAAGGATATTTGTGCAAGAAAGGAAGAGGATTAGAAAATCGACAATTGTTTCGAAGTTTTGTCCTCAGAATCCAATCAAGGAGCCCTAAAACCTCTGAACCGAAATCGAAATTACGAAACCCTAGAAATACGATTCCTTCGTTCATTGAATCATAAATCATCTTCTCCGTGTTAAGGTGCAATTTCAATGACGATGGACCTGCAATTGAAATCATCCTGTAGCAGATGCGGAACAACCGAAGGTCTCTACGGAAGCAATTGCAAGCACATGACTCTGTGCGCCGCCTGTGGCAAAACCATGGCTGAAAATCGCTCCAAATGCTACGATTGCGGCGCGACCGTCACTCGTTTGATTCGAGTTCGATCTTTTTCATTGactttttctattcatttttctGTTAGGTTATGTGAATTGCAATTTCATGATGAATttttgttataggaatataatGTTCGTGCGAGTTCTGCCAACGATAAAAACTATTTCATCGGAAGGTTTATGACTGGCTTGCCTGATTTTTCGAAGAAGAAAAGTGCTGAAAATAAGTGGTCTCTGAAGAAGGAGGCATTGAAGATTCGCCAAATGACTGATTCTTTGCGGGTATTGAAATCTGTTCTTGCGTTTTTACTTTGTGGCTTTATTGCATTATATTTTAGATGGATTGCATTATTGAGAAGTTGTAAACTCCTTAGCACCGAAATCTCGGAAAGAAGGCGTGTCCGTGTCGTAAACAACACTTGTGAattgtgattacgtttaatttattcaattttcaaattattatcaatGTCGACGTGTCAGTGACGGAATCGTGTTTTGGTGTCCGCGCTTCATATAGGTTGTGAATATGTAATACTTGATGTATTTGTTTTATACTTTTATTATGTTCATCTAGAATGTGCTAAAATAGGCTTGTATGGgggtttcttatttttttatatataaatatatgttttatgACAACACTGCCGCGTGGGGTGATGCAATTTGGATATGCGAATTGTATTTTATTAATAGTACGAAGAATACTAAAGGCACCATGACATGGTAGTTTTTGATTTAAATAATGAGTTGTTTAGCTGATGATTGTTATGGACATGAAAAAAGAGGATTATGTGTTTGTCATGAAGAAAGTGTGTAATTGATTGTGGGCTGTAATAGgtattcttttcttcttttttgttcATGGGTGATTTCTTGTTGCATTACATAGGAGAAGTACAAGAACAGGCCTTGGCACTTGGAGGACGAAACAGGCCAGTCCCAGTTTCAGGGTCATCTCGAAGGTTCACAATCAGCTACATATTACCTGCTAATGAAGGAAAAGAAGGAGTTTGTTGCCATTCCTGCTGGATCCTGGTATGCTTGTTAAGGATTGTGTTTGTCGAAAgaattttgcttttattttcttcttttctgtGATTTTTACTGGTCAAAGACAGTTGGAAGATGTGAAGTTTGGCGTGCTTTTTTTTAGGTACAACTTTAACAAGGTTGCGCAATATAAGCAATTGACTTTGGAGGAAGCAGaagagaagatgaaaaataggaaaaaaactgCTGATGGATATCAAAGATGGATGATGAAAGCACCTACTGCTTTCGGTGAACATGCGAAATTAGATGAAAAGGAAAACAATGCTGGTGGTGGGAGAGGCCGGAAAAAaactggtgatgatgatgatgaaggtcCCTCTTCTGATAAAggagaggaagatgaagatgaggaGGTAGATAGGAAGAGTAGACTTGGGCTGAATAAAAAACCTGCCTATGACGAAGATGACGAGGAAGGTCCAAGGGGAGGGGACCATGATGAGGATGATTATGATGTTGAAAAGGGTGAGTATGTtgtcttttttgttttatattttatatttttattttttacgaATCCACGTTGAAAGTTATGATTTTACTTTTGGTTAGCTTTATGTAGTGATAACCTATCATAAAATATTGGAGAAGAGAGGAAACGATCATTTTACGGTATGCATTATGTCATGAATTGCAATGTCCATCTTTACTGGTATGATATAAGTCATAAAGCTTGTCAATGGTGGAAAGAAAATTTGCCCTGCACGCGAGATTAGATGAAAGtttcaaatttataaaaaattatttatagtgCAGATCCATCATCaatatgtaaaatatttttttcttcatagtaTGACTTTTCTGTcaataatataaattttgtaaACTTCTAAAAACATCTTGTTTTAAAGTTGGCTGACACGTCAAACTTCTAATCTGTTAGTTATATAGTCTCGTAAGACTTGGCTGTCTTGTGTCAAGAAAGCTTTAAATGGCATGTTATAGACTTATAGCAGCTGTGTGTATTTTTCTGTGTAACGTTTCCTTAGACGTAAGCCCATCGTGCAGTCTAACCATGTAACCATGGATTTATGAAACATTGCTGCATGAATTATTCCCAGATTTGAACTTCAGATCCAATTCATAAATTATTGGATAAAGTAGCAATACTGATAACCCGTCAGTTATGGCATATAAGTACAATGTGCAGATTTTATAGCACAACTAGTTAGCTTATAGAGAGAAACTTAGCTTGATATGGTTTGAAAACTTTCAAATCACTTTGATGAGTTCGTGCTTATTCTTTCTTTGAGTATATTTGTACTTGTACACCTGTTACAGGTGATGATTGGGAGCATGAAGAGATTTTCACGGACGATGATGAAGCTGTTGGTAATGATCCCGAGGAAAGGGAGGATTTGGCTCCCGAAGTTCCTGCTCCTCCTGAAATCAAGCAGGTTAGTTTCCATTCCGCAAATTTTTATACTTGTGAGCTGTTGTGAAATGTCAGTCATATATAACCATTTCTGTGTCATAGGCTCATAGCTAATTCTATAATGGGATATTTATTAGGAATCgatttatttatagaaatatttatttatgaacTTTTATCCTTCATAAGGAGGGTCGACTAGATAAAATATGATTTAATAGTTAGAGGTAAAGAGAGACAAAGGAAACTATAGGCCAAACCATTGAGAAAGATTTGGAGGTAAATGGTCTCTCTTTGCAGTACATGGCAATGACATGGCTTTGTTGTCATCTTCTTGAAAATTGCGATTCAATGAAGTAGGATGGATTTAATAGATCTGGTTAATTATATTGATTACTTTTTGTATTTTACTATTTATTGGTTTCATTGTTATTCCTTGACATGGTTAGTTTCCTTAGAGGATATTCATAGCTATGGTCTCGCACAATCCCAAGGCTCTGTTTGTGAGTTTGGAGGGGAGAGCTTTGGGTAAAGGGAAAGGGGAAAGGTAAATGGAAGTATAGCCCCCCAACTTGAATAAGGGGTTTGTTTTTCTTCACAATACAAAATATTCCATATTGGAGGAACTTAAATCCAAGTTAATTTGGCTTCTCACTTAACCAACGAGTACTAAGATGCTTGGTTGCGCCATTTTTCAAAAAAGGAATACAATGCCCATGTTCACCCCTCTTTATAATTTCACTTGCAAGCTACCTTTTTTTTTATCtccattttcttctttttttcttaccCCATTTTCTTCTTCCTTCTACTTCATCTTCATTTTTCATATTAGTTATATCCACCCCTACCACAATTTAGTTCTTCTTCATTAATCAAATTTTGATTTCACTTTTTACAACGCCCACAGGTAAATTGTGTTTAGATACAATCATAGATGTTTTTAACACTTTTTGTATTGAATAAACTTGTAAAGTTGAGTTTACATACATATATTGTGAGTTAATGTAGACTTTTGAGTTTGACAACCTTGTTTAAGGCTCCTATTGACCACCACCTAGCAATTTGGGTAAGCTTGGGGGATAGAACATGCTTTACTTGCAAGAAAAATGCACATGCTTTACTTGGAAATA
The Vicia villosa cultivar HV-30 ecotype Madison, WI unplaced genomic scaffold, Vvil1.0 ctg.000893F_1_1, whole genome shotgun sequence DNA segment above includes these coding regions:
- the LOC131632006 gene encoding transcription initiation factor IIF subunit alpha-like, which codes for MTMDLQLKSSCSRCGTTEGLYGSNCKHMTLCAACGKTMAENRSKCYDCGATVTRLIREYNVRASSANDKNYFIGRFMTGLPDFSKKKSAENKWSLKKEALKIRQMTDSLREKYKNRPWHLEDETGQSQFQGHLEGSQSATYYLLMKEKKEFVAIPAGSWYNFNKVAQYKQLTLEEAEEKMKNRKKTADGYQRWMMKAPTAFGEHAKLDEKENNAGGGRGRKKTGDDDDEGPSSDKGEEDEDEEVDRKSRLGLNKKPAYDEDDEEGPRGGDHDEDDYDVEKGDDWEHEEIFTDDDEAVGNDPEEREDLAPEVPAPPEIKQDEEDEDEDNEEGGGLSKSGKELKKLLGRSGGLSDSEADDDDDDDDDMDDEGSVPPATATKQKEPKEEPVDNSPSKPTATGSARGTPTSKSSKGKRKANEETKPSNNVPPKKVKTENEQKPSEKDLNGSTAKTSAPPRATPPPSSNTGSSNAATGPVTAEEITAVLMQRAPLTTQELVGKFKARLRCSEDKKAFAEILKRISKIQKSTNGASYVILRKN